One genomic segment of Coffea arabica cultivar ET-39 chromosome 6e, Coffea Arabica ET-39 HiFi, whole genome shotgun sequence includes these proteins:
- the LOC113696785 gene encoding uncharacterized protein, which translates to MGVCVTKMEAYDHLKVVGFIKGYNNWIAHGELSNYNEATSNSENTSIGVSNGTNDMQDLVHDVFGIPHGTNELNREGDIPVSEAEKFYKLIDDSQQDLYSGCKNFSKLSFIIRLLHLKCLGKMSNKIFNMLVELLREAFPEAMTNLPSSYYEAEKLMNTLGLGYEKIDACPNDCSLYWGSAKKRTSCETCNELRLQRLFMSSKIASQMRWHEEKRTKDGCMRHPADSLAWQTFDHLHPEFAKDCRNVRLGLASDGFNPFNNMSSTHSTWPVVLIPYNLPSWMCMKQPYFMLFLLIPGPSSPGNNIDIYLQPLVKELTELWDFGIQTYDASQKENFQLHAALFWTINDFPGYAMLSGWSTKGEYACPVCHKFTHARRLTHSFKYCYMGHRRFFDSKHKFRKQAQIFDGTEEHGKRPPLQTGDMIVSELGDLQIKFGKLVKGNPKLPFNWKKRSIFFDLPYWKDNVLRHNLDFMHIEKNVCENIWGTLLDTEDKTKDHYNSRRDLREMGIRKELHPIETEPGKQLMPIALRKSVRYPLIRLSRYFRQLCSKVICSQDVVRLESEIAVILCDLKKCFLPTFFDVMVHLVVHLATENEEVHKEIEDGLDIFSESGHPLGRGKPTVFDAHILSKAHQYILFNCDAVTPYIEQHRRLIEEGYPQVPQHLKERLHSENFACWFAEHLELPQIVSVLRELRFLAKGPDIVGIQHDRYAVNRFRFHTKEVEKKRKTQNSGVTVNATTSSFTSIRDQNPILSELVYFGILKNMIELIYGGRRVVLFECDWISNGSRMKQDADRFTLVNFANVRPHVEPFILASQASQVFYVEDPTNKDWQVVISTTARAGYNMGTTMDVETYLQSDVGNPVVENENEEIS; encoded by the exons ATGGGTGTTTGTGTGACAAAAATGGAAGCATATGATCATTTGAAAGTGGTAGGATTTATCAAGGGTTATAATAATTGGATAGCACATGGAGAACTTTCAAACTACAATGAAGCCACATCTAATTCTGAAAATACATCAATTGGGGTTTCAAATGGGACTAATGACATGCAAGACTTGGTCCATGATGTATTTGGGATACCACATGGAACAAATGAATTGAATAGAGAAGGGGACATTCCTGTTTCAGAGGctgaaaaattttacaaattgaTTGATGATTCTCAACAGGATTTGTACAGTGGTTGCAAAAATTTCTCGAAATTGTCTTTCATTATTCGGTTGCTTCACCTAAAATGCCTGGGTAAGATGAGTAACAAGATTTTTAATATGCTTGTTGAGCTGTTGAGAGAAGCATTTCCGGAGGCCATGACTAATTTGCCGTCTTCTTACTATGAGGCTGAGAAATTGATGAATACATTGGGGCTGGGTTATGAAAAGATCGATGCATGTCCTAATGATTGTTCTCTTTATTGGGGTAGTGCTAAGAAAAGAACTTCATGCGAAACATGTAATGAGCTTAG ATTACAAAGACTATTTATGTCTTCTAAAATTGCATCTCAAATGAGATGGCATGAGGAAAAACGTACAAAAGATGGTTGTATGAGACATCCAGCTGATTCTCTAGCTTGGCAAACTTTCGACCATCTACATCCAGAATTTGCTAAGGATTGTCGAAATGTTAGATTGGGGTTGGCATCTGACGGGTTTAATCCATTCAACAACATGAGTTCTACACACAGTACTTGGCCTGTAGTTTTAATACCATATAACTTACCTTCGTGGATGTGTATGAAGCAACCGTACTTCATGTTGTTTTTGTTAATACCCGGACCATCCTCTCCTGGGAATAATATTGATATTTATCTACAGCCTCTAGTTAAAGAACTGACCGAATTGTGGGATTTTGGCATTCAAACTTATGATGCatcccaaaaagaaaattttcaactgCATGCGGCTCTGTTTTGGACCATTAATGATTTCCCTGGATATGCAATGTTATCTGGGTGGAGCACTAAAGGTGAATATGCTTGTCCTGTTTGTCACAAGTTCACTCATGCACGACGGTTGACTCATAGTTTCAAATATTGCTACATGGGTCATCGGAGATTCTTCGATAGTAAGCATAAATTTAGAAAGCAAGCCCAAATCTTTGATGGCACCGAAGAACATGGAAAGCGACCACCTTTGCAAACCGGGGATATGATTGTGAGTGAATTGGGAGACTTgcaaattaaatttggaaaacttGTGAAAGGTAATCCGAAGCTGCCTTTCAATTGGAAAAAGAGGAGTATTTTCTTTGACTTGCCATATTGGAAAGATAATGTCTTAAGACACAATCTTGACTTCATGCACATTGAGAAGAATGTTTGTGAAAACATTTGGGGAACATTACTGGACACTGAGGATAAAACAAAGGACCATTACAATTCCCGTCGTGATTTGAGAGAAATGGGAATAAGAAAAGAGCTGCATCCCATTGAGACAGAACCTGGAAAG CAATTGATGCCTATAGCTTTGAGAAAATCAGTGCGCTATCCTTTGATTCGATTGAGTAGATACTTCAGGCAGCTTTGTTCTAAAGTTATTTGTTCTCAAGATGTGGTTCGTTTGGAAAGTGAAATTGCCGTCATACTCTGCGATCTTAAGAAATGCTTCCTACCAACCTTCTTCGATGTCATGGTgcatttagttgttcatttgGCAACTGAA AATGAAGAAGTACATAAggaaattgaagatggtttagaTATATTCTCTGAATCAGGACATCCTTTGGGGAGGGGCAAGCCAACAGTCTTTGATGCTCATATCTTGAGTAAAGCACATCAGTATATTTTATTTAACTGTGATGCAGTCACACCTTACATAGA GCAGCATCGTAGATTGATAGAAGAAGGATATCCTCAAGTTCCACAGCATCTAAAAGAGCGCTTGCACAGCGAAAATTTTGCGTGTTGGTTTGCTGAACAT TTAGAACTTCCTCAAATTGTTTCGGTGTTGAGAGAGTTGAGGTTCCTTGCTAAAGGTCCAGATATTGTTGGAATCCAACATGACAGGTATGCTGTTAATAGATTTCGGTTTCACACCAAAGAagttgagaagaaaagaaaaacgcagAATAGTGGCGTTACAGTCAATGCAACAACATCCAGTTTTACAAGTATAAGGGATCAAAATCCAATTTTGAGTGAACTAGTTTACTTCGGCATCTTGAAAAATATGATTGAATTAATTTACGGAGGTCGTCGGGTGGTGTTATTCGAATGTGATTGGATATCAAATGGTTCGAGAATGAAACAAGATGCTGATAGGTttactttagtcaattttgcAAACGTGAGGCCTCATGTTGAGCCATTTATACTCGCTTCACAAGCATCACAGGTTTTTTATGTGGAAGATCCAACTAATAAGGATTGGCAAGTGGTTATCTCTACCACTGCAAGAGCTGGATATAACATGGGCACAACCATGGATGTTGAGACATATTTGCAAAGTGATGTTGGCAATCCTGTTGTTGAGAATGAAAATGAGGAAATTAGTTAG